The Persephonella atlantica region TCTTACCTGTTCTTTTGACAGGGATTTTTCTGATAAGAACAGGGCAGTTTAGAAGAGTTGAGGTTGTTGTCGTGTTCATTGTTGTTTTACTGATAGTTTTTTCCCTTTCCCGGCCTGTTATAAATAGAGGAGAAAAAGTTTTCTACAAAAAGGACACAGAAATCCTCATTATGATAGACCACTCTCTATCCATGGGCGCTAAAGATATAAAACCAGACAGACTGAGATTTTCTATAGAGAAAGCTGTTAATCTTGTAGAAGAACTGAAATGGGAAAAGGTAGGATTGTTGGTATTTTCAGACAGACCTGAAATAATAACCTTTCCTTACGAAAAAGCGGAAAAAACATTAAAAATACTGAAAAGTATAAAAATAAAACCAACAGGAAGCACAGATATACTTTCAGCATTCAGCATGGCCAATTCAATTCTCACAGGAAAAGAGAGAATTATTGTCCTATTTTCGGACGGCAGTGATGAAGATTTAGGGAAGGTTGAAGAGCTTATAAAACAGTCAGGAATAAAGCTTGTGTTTTACGGAACAGCATCAAAAAAAGGAGGAAAAATTCCTGGGTACAACGCATTATCAAAGTTAAACATGCATATGGTAAAAATTGCTCAAAATTCAGGAATGTTTGTCAGACCAACGGAAGATAATTCGGATATCAGGAAAATCTACCATTACATAAATCAGATATCAGAAAAAACAAAGGCCGTTCTTCTGAAGATACCGTCAAAAATGGAACTTTCTCCATTTATTGCTGGATTTTCCCTCCTTATTATACTTTCTGGATACATGGTGAGAAGATTTTTACTTTCTTTCTTTATTTTACTGCTCATAAATCCGATAACCTATGGAGGAGAATTAAAGGGTATTTTTTACTATATAACTGGAAACTACAAAAATGCAGCTCAGGAATTCCTTGAAGATAAAAAACCTGAGAACATGTACAACGCTGCCCTCTTATACTACAAAGCAGGTATGTACAGTAAAGCTCTCAGCATACTGAAAGAGATAAAAACAGAAAAACTCCCTCTGATTAAAAAAATCAAATATACACAGGCATTGTGTTACCTTGCCCAGAAGAATTACAGACAGGCAAGGAAGATATCTGAAGATCTCATTTCAATTTTTCCACAGGAAAAAAGAATAAAGAAACTGTACCTGTTCACAAATTTTATTCTTAGCATGGAAGAAAAAAAAGAGGACAGAAAAACTATTGTAAAAATAAGAGAAAAAATGAGCCAGACATTTAAAACATCTCCTGCACAGATAGGAGAAAAAAATCCATGGTAGAGGAGGAGTGATGGAAATTGTAAACAGAATCAAACGGGAGATTAAAAAAGCAATCATAGGACAGGAGAGGATGATTGATGCCCTTCTTATAGGTCTTATTACTGAAGGGCATATTCTTCTTGAAGGAGTTCCGGGAGTTGCAAAAACGACAGCAGTGAAAACATTAGGAAAAGTGTTGAATCTGGAGTTTAAAAGAATACAGTTCACACCAGACCTGATACCGTCAGATATATTGGGAGGAGAGATCTATATTATAGAGAAAGATGAGTTCAGAGTGAAAAAAGGTCCTATATTCACAAATTTGCTCCTTGCAGACGAGATAAACAGAGCTCCAGCAAAGGTTCAGTCAGCACTTCTTGAAGCCATGCAGGAAAAGCAGGTAACCATAGGAGAAGACACATTTAGACTGGAGGAACCATTTCTGGTAATGGCAACACTAAATCCCATAGAGGAAGAAGGGGTTTACAATCTGCCAGAGGCACAGCTGGATAGATTTTTGATGAAAATTGTTGTTGAATATCCAGATGAGAAGGAGGAGTACCAGATACTGAAACTGGTAACAGCACAGGAAGGAATATCAAATGAAACTGCAGAAAAACCACCACAGCCTCAGACAGTGGCTGGCAAAGAAGAATTACAGCAGTTGAAGGATGCCCTTAGACATATACATGTAGACAAAGAAGTGGAAGAATACATGGTTCAGCTCACAATGGCAACGAGAAATCCGGAAAAGTATGGAATACCTCCCCATTACATCAGACTGGGACTCAGCCCAAGAGCAACAATAAACCTGTACAAAGTTTCAAAAGCAGTAGCTCTGCTAAAAGGAAAAGATTATGTGTCGCCTTCTGATATTCTTATTCATATAAAGGATGTTTTTAGACACAGATTTATTGTTTCTTTTCATGCGGAAGCTGAAGGAATTACCACCGACGACATTGTTGACATGATAGTGGAAAACGTCCCTATGCCTTAGGAGAGTATTATGGAAAAATCAAAAATTATAAGACTGAAAATCAAGCAGAAAGTTTTGAGCTTTTTTGAAGGCCAGCATAAAACATTAAAATTTGGAGAGGAGGACGATCTGAAAAACATAAGAGAGTACACATATGGTGATAACGTAAAAAGGATAAACTGGATTATTACAGCAAAGGAAAAAAAGCCTTACATAGTTGAGAGAGAGGAAGTAAAAGGTCAGAACATTATCGTAATTATATTGATAGATCAGAACTTCCTTTTTGGCAGAAAAATGGAAAAGCTACTGGAAGTTTATTCTATCATTGGTTATTCTGCACTTTACCAGAAAGACAGGCTGTTTACATACATATTTTCAGAAGGTCTGGAAAAATATTTTCCCCACAGGAACAGCATATCTGTTGTTGATGACGTCATGGAGTTTATAAATTCAATGGAGATAAGAAGAAAAAGACTAAAAATAGAAAACTTGCAGAGGTATATTTTCAGGCATAGAAGATCTCTGGTTATTATAATAGGCGACCTTTTCTATCTTCCTGACATTAAGGAAATTGCTTACAGACATAAAACAGCAATAATAAAGATAAGGGAAAGGGTGGAAGAAAATCCAGAAAAATACACAGGCTTCCAGCTCACCAGCTTCGACAAAAAGGAAAGAATTCCTTATCTGGTTAAACCTATG contains the following coding sequences:
- a CDS encoding VWA domain-containing protein, with product MLELLNKEYLWLILPVLLTGIFLIRTGQFRRVEVVVVFIVVLLIVFSLSRPVINRGEKVFYKKDTEILIMIDHSLSMGAKDIKPDRLRFSIEKAVNLVEELKWEKVGLLVFSDRPEIITFPYEKAEKTLKILKSIKIKPTGSTDILSAFSMANSILTGKERIIVLFSDGSDEDLGKVEELIKQSGIKLVFYGTASKKGGKIPGYNALSKLNMHMVKIAQNSGMFVRPTEDNSDIRKIYHYINQISEKTKAVLLKIPSKMELSPFIAGFSLLIILSGYMVRRFLLSFFILLLINPITYGGELKGIFYYITGNYKNAAQEFLEDKKPENMYNAALLYYKAGMYSKALSILKEIKTEKLPLIKKIKYTQALCYLAQKNYRQARKISEDLISIFPQEKRIKKLYLFTNFILSMEEKKEDRKTIVKIREKMSQTFKTSPAQIGEKNPW
- a CDS encoding DUF58 domain-containing protein is translated as MEKSKIIRLKIKQKVLSFFEGQHKTLKFGEEDDLKNIREYTYGDNVKRINWIITAKEKKPYIVEREEVKGQNIIVIILIDQNFLFGRKMEKLLEVYSIIGYSALYQKDRLFTYIFSEGLEKYFPHRNSISVVDDVMEFINSMEIRRKRLKIENLQRYIFRHRRSLVIIIGDLFYLPDIKEIAYRHKTAIIKIRERVEENPEKYTGFQLTSFDKKERIPYLVKPMVKNYIKNLKKIDQKLRQFAVLKRIPVQTIYTDEDPFVKLKKMFS
- a CDS encoding AAA family ATPase yields the protein MMEIVNRIKREIKKAIIGQERMIDALLIGLITEGHILLEGVPGVAKTTAVKTLGKVLNLEFKRIQFTPDLIPSDILGGEIYIIEKDEFRVKKGPIFTNLLLADEINRAPAKVQSALLEAMQEKQVTIGEDTFRLEEPFLVMATLNPIEEEGVYNLPEAQLDRFLMKIVVEYPDEKEEYQILKLVTAQEGISNETAEKPPQPQTVAGKEELQQLKDALRHIHVDKEVEEYMVQLTMATRNPEKYGIPPHYIRLGLSPRATINLYKVSKAVALLKGKDYVSPSDILIHIKDVFRHRFIVSFHAEAEGITTDDIVDMIVENVPMP